The sequence AGCGCTAGCAGACTGCTAGAGGCGCTGATGGTGACGTGTTCTCCGCTTGGTCACAGACGGTCCACCAGGCTGCCACACACCCTTTTTGCCGGATGTCTGTCGTCTGCGATCACCTGTTGGATCCTCAGATGGTTCGACGGTGAATCCAACCTTCAGCATGACTTGCCAGTGAATATCGGAGCCCTGTTCAATTTCTCCACGGACTTCAACGACTTCGAACCACCGCAGATGCCGAAGCGTTTTGGAGGCTGTTCGGATCGCACTCTGAACCGCCGCTTCAAACGTCGAGCGAGAGGTGCCGGTCAATTCCACAGTTTTATAGACATGGTCGTCTGTGATCATTTCAACTCCTTCCAGGCCTGGACATGCCGACTCGATACGGATGAGCCGGCTAGGCTCCTTCCTGGACGTTCACTGGTTGCTCCCTTCGAGGCGTCGGTCCAGATCATAGGCCGCGCTGATCAACGCCAGATGCGTGAAGGCTTGAGGGAAATTCCCCAAATGGTTGTTGCTCCGACCCAGTTCTTCCGCATACAGCCCAAGATGGTTGGCGTAGCCGAGCATCTTTTCAAAGATTAAACGGGCTTTATGCAGATCGCCGGCACGGGACAAACACTCCACATACCAGAATGAGCACAATGAAAAGGTGCCTTCCACACCCGCCAACCCATCGGTCTTCCGGGCGAGTCCGTCATAGCGATACACCAGGGAGTCCTCGACCAGATGCTGCTCCACGGCCTTCATGGTCGAAAGCCAGCGGGGATCGGTCGGTCCGATAAATTTGACCAGAGGCATCAAGAGACAGGATGCGTCCAGCGACCGGCTGCCCTTATATTGAGTGAATGTCGCGCGTTCGGCGTCCCAGAATGTCGTCATCATCTCCGAAAAAATGGCATCGCGACCTTGCACCCATCGATGTGTGGGCGCCGGGAACGAGCGTTTCTGTGCCAAGCGGATACCCCGATCAAGCGCGACCCAGCACATCAATCGCGAGCTCAGCCACTCCTGTGTGTGCCCGCGGATCTCCCAAATGCCCTGTCCCGTCTGTCGCCAATTCTCACAAACCCAGTCGAGAAGGCGAGTCAGATGATGCCAGAGATCGTATGAAATCGGGGTCCCGTATTTGTTGTAGAGATACACGGCATCCATGAGGGCACCGTAGAGGTCAAATTGAATTTGGGAATAGGCATCGTTGCCGATTCGGACCGGTGCGGAACCCCGGTATCCCCGCCAGTGTTTCAAGTCAACTTCTTGCAATTCTTTTTGACCGCTGATTCCATACACGACCTGTAACGATCCGTCCCATTCCTGCGCAGCGCATCGTTCTTCAATCCAATGCATGAACGCAGCGGCTTCTTCCGTATACCCCAGGCGAAGGAACGCATAGATCGTAAAGGTCGCATCACGAATCCACGTATATCGATAATCCCAATTTCTCGTCCCGCCGACTTCCTCGGGAAGGCCGAAAGTGGGAGCGGCGACCACGGCCCCGGTGGGCCGGTAGGTCAGCAGTTTGAGGGTGAGGGCCGACCGAGTGACCATCTCGCGCCAACGGCCGCGATAGGTCGAACGTCCTACCCACCCACGCCAGAAATTTAACGTGCGCTTGAAGGCCTCGGACACTTCATGGTCGTCGACCCGGCCTGTCGGTGTGTCCAATTCGGCGTCCTCCAGAATGAACGATGCATGCTCGTCCGTCGTCAGCCGAAACTCCGCCGTGGCCGTACCGTTTCGCACGCGCATCGGGATCGAACTCCTCAGCCGCAGCGTCACCTTGTGTTCCCCTTCAGAGACAAACAGAATTTCATTCTCTCCGTGGCGCAGAACTTTGTGGTCTGCTCGGCCGTAATCGAAGCGGGGCGCGCAGACCATGCGAAATTCTGCCGCACCATGAATCATTTTGATTCGACGAATCAGTTGATGGGCGTGATCCTGCTCCTCAACGGGCATCAGATCGGATAACTCGACGACCCCCTCGTCAAAATAGAAGCGCGTCAGCAGAATGTTGGAGTCCGGGAGATAGAATTGGGAGCGACGACCCGGCGTATGCAGGGGATCGATTCGGAAGAGGCCGCCGCGTTCGGGATCCAATAAGGATGCGAAGATCGTCGGCGAATCAAACGATGGGAAACACATGAAGTCGATGGCGCCGTCCATCGCCACGAGTGCCACGGTATGAAGATCGCCGATGATCCCGTGATTCTCGATCGGCGGAAATGCATCCGTGCACGGACGTTTGGAAATAGGTCGTTGTGGTCTGGCGCGAGTCACTGGCCTCTCCTGTGGAGCACCTTCAGCGCCATTTCTATCGAATCCGATTCCACAGGTAACTAGACAAAACCCTAGCCCGTATCATGCCACTCATGCGGAATGCTCATGTGAACTGATGCGGGCCGGAAATTGGGAGGAATGTCTGGGGAGCGCGCGTCAGGTTTGAGGAATCCGGTCCGCCATCAGTTCGTCAAGGACGCGACAGAGCTCGTCGCCGGCCACATCCTTGCCTAGAAATGCCTTCGCCCCCGCATTGAGCATCGCGCTCCTTGTGCTCTCGTCGGTGTTCACCGACAACGCAATGACGCGAACGGACGGCAGGTTCGATGTAATCCGTTGTGTCGCCTCGATCCCGTTGATGCCCGGCATGTTCACATCCATCACGATGGCGTCCGGGTTCAACACGTGAGCCAGTTCCATCGCCTCCGTACCGCTCACTGCTTCCCCGACAATTTCGAAGCCTCCGTGGGTTTCAAGAGAGGTGCGGACTCCTTCTCGCACCATGGCATGATCATCGACCAGCAGCACACGAACGGTGAATTCAGATGGTCGATCGGAGGCTCCCCGCTCTCGTATCAACAACCCGGATACCTTGGATTGACTCTGGGTCGTCTTGACCAGACCCTTCGACTCATACGGCAGCACGAGAGTCACGCGCGTGCCTCGGCCAGGTGAAGAATCAATGGTCAGTCGCCCCTTGAGCGCATTCATGCGCTCCTGAATACTGAAATGGCCGAAACCCATAGAGAGGGACCGTTTGCCGGCTGCAGCAGCAAGGTCAAAGCCCTGCCCTTCATCCGAAACCCGGATGCAGATCTCTCCGTTGGATTGTGTGGTCAGTGACACTGACGCATGATCCGTCTTTGCGTACTTGACGATGTTAAAGAGCAACTCTCGGACCGATTGAAATAACAGAA is a genomic window of Candidatus Nitrospira kreftii containing:
- a CDS encoding Dodecin (modular protein), producing MITDDHVYKTVELTGTSRSTFEAAVQSAIRTASKTLRHLRWFEVVEVRGEIEQGSDIHWQVMLKVGFTVEPSEDPTGDRRRQTSGKKGVWQPGGPSVTKRRTRHHQRL
- a CDS encoding Glucoamylase, which gives rise to MTRARPQRPISKRPCTDAFPPIENHGIIGDLHTVALVAMDGAIDFMCFPSFDSPTIFASLLDPERGGLFRIDPLHTPGRRSQFYLPDSNILLTRFYFDEGVVELSDLMPVEEQDHAHQLIRRIKMIHGAAEFRMVCAPRFDYGRADHKVLRHGENEILFVSEGEHKVTLRLRSSIPMRVRNGTATAEFRLTTDEHASFILEDAELDTPTGRVDDHEVSEAFKRTLNFWRGWVGRSTYRGRWREMVTRSALTLKLLTYRPTGAVVAAPTFGLPEEVGGTRNWDYRYTWIRDATFTIYAFLRLGYTEEAAAFMHWIEERCAAQEWDGSLQVVYGISGQKELQEVDLKHWRGYRGSAPVRIGNDAYSQIQFDLYGALMDAVYLYNKYGTPISYDLWHHLTRLLDWVCENWRQTGQGIWEIRGHTQEWLSSRLMCWVALDRGIRLAQKRSFPAPTHRWVQGRDAIFSEMMTTFWDAERATFTQYKGSRSLDASCLLMPLVKFIGPTDPRWLSTMKAVEQHLVEDSLVYRYDGLARKTDGLAGVEGTFSLCSFWYVECLSRAGDLHKARLIFEKMLGYANHLGLYAEELGRSNNHLGNFPQAFTHLALISAAYDLDRRLEGSNQ